Proteins encoded within one genomic window of Pedobacter africanus:
- a CDS encoding co-chaperone GroES, with protein sequence MALNLKPISGTANRVIVEPAAAEEKTASGIYIPDTAKEKPSKGTVVSVSEEDSEGKKPVVKVGDVVLYGKYGGTELPIDGKDYLIMRESDIYAIVG encoded by the coding sequence ATGGCTTTAAACCTTAAACCAATTTCAGGTACAGCAAACAGAGTTATTGTTGAACCTGCTGCGGCAGAAGAAAAAACAGCATCAGGAATCTATATCCCTGACACTGCGAAAGAAAAACCATCAAAAGGCACTGTGGTTTCGGTTTCAGAAGAGGACTCAGAAGGTAAGAAACCAGTAGTTAAAGTTGGTGATGTGGTTCTTTATGGTAAATATGGCGGTACTGAGCTTCCTATTGACGGTAAAGACTATTTGATCATGCGCGAAAGCGACATCTACGCTATCGTAGGATAA
- the secG gene encoding preprotein translocase subunit SecG encodes MLFLIILLIIICVALGLFVLVQNPKGGGLATGGAGSNMFGVQRTGDVLEKGTWVLLTLVVVISLSITTIAKSGGSSAAGASKIQEHLDKTPAPSPIGSGLAPSATPATAKDTTKK; translated from the coding sequence ATGCTTTTTTTAATTATTTTATTGATCATTATTTGCGTTGCTTTAGGGCTGTTTGTTTTGGTACAAAATCCTAAAGGCGGTGGCCTGGCAACAGGTGGAGCTGGCAGCAATATGTTTGGCGTACAACGTACGGGTGATGTTCTGGAAAAAGGCACCTGGGTTTTATTGACTTTAGTTGTAGTGATTTCTTTATCGATTACAACAATTGCAAAATCTGGTGGTTCGTCTGCCGCCGGCGCTTCTAAAATACAGGAGCATCTGGACAAAACACCTGCTCCTTCACCAATAGGAAGCGGTTTGGCACCTTCTGCTACTCCTGCCACAGCTAAGGATACCACCAAGAAATAA